The Chryseolinea soli genome contains a region encoding:
- a CDS encoding bifunctional aldolase/short-chain dehydrogenase, which produces MALEKSKNAALTSGSFKHVSYLWDEEKAKSLAGDEVGLLIYRSNLLGADLRLTNYGGGNTSCKATAKDPLTGKETEVMWVKGSGGDIGTLKRSGLAALYVDRLRSLTNVYRGIRYEDEMVELFNHCIYDLASKAPSIDTPLHGFLPFKHIDHLHPDAAIAIAAAKDGKRITQELFSGTIGWVEWQRPGFDLGLKLRQCLDENPGIRGIMLGSHGLFTWGDTAYESYVNTLEVVERCAEYLEENYGKKRPVFGGPKLKSLAPDARRQQASTLAPLLRGFCSSHTRMIGHFTDDDRVLEYINSNDLPKLAPMGTSCPDHFLRTKISPLVLELKPEETLTDVKALKEKLTPAFEKYRELYKVYYETCKHPNSPAMRDPNPVVILYPGVGMFTFAKDKQTARVAAEFYINAINVMKGAEAVSEYTSLPRQEAFNIEYWLLEEAKLQRMPKPKALSGRVALVTGSAGGIGKAIAKKFVDEGACVIISDNDPDRLKSAEEEFTKQYGKDAFAPTLLDVTNTAQLEKSMHTAALAFGGVDIIVNNAGLSISKPLEEHTEKDWDLLYDVLVKGQFLVTQAGVNVMRKQGLGGDVLNIVSKNALVSGPNNAGYGSAKAAQLHLSRLNAAELGADKIRVNVINPDAVIADSKIWAGAWAEGRAKAYGVKVEELPAFYAKRTLLNEIILPEDIANACFAFVGGLLNKSTGNALNVDGGVAAGFMR; this is translated from the coding sequence ATGGCTTTAGAAAAAAGTAAAAACGCGGCGTTGACATCCGGGAGCTTCAAGCATGTCAGTTATTTGTGGGACGAAGAAAAAGCAAAGTCGCTGGCCGGCGATGAAGTGGGTTTGCTCATCTACCGTTCAAATTTGTTGGGTGCCGATCTTCGGCTCACCAACTATGGCGGGGGCAACACGTCTTGTAAGGCCACGGCCAAAGATCCGCTCACGGGAAAGGAAACGGAAGTGATGTGGGTAAAAGGCTCGGGGGGCGACATCGGCACCCTGAAACGCAGCGGCCTGGCCGCCCTCTATGTTGACCGTCTTCGCAGCCTCACCAACGTCTATCGCGGCATCCGCTATGAAGACGAGATGGTAGAGTTGTTCAACCATTGCATCTACGACCTTGCCTCCAAAGCACCCTCCATCGACACACCCCTGCACGGTTTCCTGCCCTTCAAACACATCGACCACCTGCACCCCGATGCGGCCATCGCCATTGCTGCGGCAAAAGACGGCAAGCGCATCACCCAGGAATTGTTCAGCGGTACTATCGGCTGGGTGGAATGGCAGCGGCCGGGCTTTGATTTGGGGCTGAAACTGCGCCAGTGCCTGGATGAGAACCCGGGCATCCGCGGCATTATGCTGGGTTCGCATGGTCTTTTCACATGGGGAGACACGGCCTACGAAAGCTATGTCAACACCCTGGAAGTGGTGGAACGCTGTGCCGAATACCTGGAAGAAAACTACGGGAAGAAGCGCCCCGTCTTTGGCGGCCCGAAGCTCAAAAGCCTGGCCCCGGACGCACGCCGGCAACAAGCATCCACCCTAGCTCCGCTGCTGCGCGGTTTCTGCTCCAGCCACACCCGCATGATCGGCCATTTTACCGACGATGACCGGGTGCTGGAATACATCAACAGCAACGACCTTCCTAAACTGGCTCCCATGGGCACCAGCTGCCCCGATCACTTTCTCCGCACCAAGATCAGCCCCCTGGTCCTGGAACTGAAACCCGAGGAGACGCTGACGGATGTGAAGGCGCTGAAAGAAAAACTGACCCCCGCCTTTGAGAAATACCGCGAGCTCTATAAAGTATACTACGAAACCTGCAAACACCCCAATAGCCCCGCCATGCGCGACCCCAACCCGGTGGTCATTCTCTATCCCGGCGTGGGCATGTTCACGTTTGCCAAAGACAAGCAAACTGCCCGCGTGGCGGCCGAGTTCTATATCAACGCCATCAACGTGATGAAGGGCGCCGAGGCCGTCTCTGAATACACCTCGCTGCCGCGGCAGGAAGCTTTCAACATCGAGTACTGGTTGCTGGAAGAAGCCAAGCTGCAACGCATGCCCAAACCCAAGGCTTTGTCGGGCCGCGTAGCGCTGGTCACGGGTAGCGCTGGAGGCATTGGCAAAGCCATCGCCAAAAAATTTGTCGATGAGGGTGCCTGTGTCATCATCAGCGACAATGACCCCGACAGACTCAAATCCGCCGAAGAAGAATTCACCAAGCAATACGGCAAAGACGCTTTTGCACCCACGCTCCTGGACGTCACCAACACGGCGCAATTGGAGAAGTCGATGCACACGGCCGCGCTTGCCTTTGGTGGAGTGGACATCATTGTGAACAATGCCGGTCTTTCCATTTCCAAGCCACTGGAAGAACACACTGAAAAAGATTGGGATCTGTTATACGACGTCTTAGTGAAAGGACAATTCCTCGTCACCCAAGCCGGCGTGAACGTGATGCGCAAACAAGGGTTGGGCGGCGACGTGTTGAACATTGTCAGCAAGAACGCGCTGGTGTCGGGCCCGAACAACGCGGGCTATGGTTCGGCGAAGGCCGCACAACTACACTTGAGCCGGTTGAATGCCGCAGAGTTGGGTGCCGACAAAATTCGCGTCAACGTGATCAACCCCGATGCCGTCATTGCCGACAGCAAGATCTGGGCCGGTGCCTGGGCGGAAGGTCGTGCGAAAGCCTACGGTGTGAAAGTGGAGGAACTTCCTGCATTCTACGCCAAGCGCACCCTCTTGAACGAGATCATATTGCCTGAAGACATTGCCAACGCCTGCTTTGCTTTTGTGGGCGGCCTGCTCAATAAATCCACCGGCAACGCCCTCAACGTCGATGGCGGCGTGGCAGCGGGATTCATGCGATAG
- a CDS encoding FGGY-family carbohydrate kinase, which yields MHALPVILVFDIGKTNKKILLFDESYALVDEETTHLPETTDEDGMICEDVHGLTKWMRDAYQKVMRDERYDVRAINISGYGASFVYLDESLEPFLPLYNYLKEYPQPLQQRFYKTYGGETVFSAQTASPVLGSLNSGMQLYRLKEERPAQFKALKYALHLPQYLSFILTHEPCSEITSIGCHTNLWDFGKNGYHEWVTREGIASKFPPLKKSTDVVVIRNHEKTIPVGIGLHDSSAALIPYLKNFHEPFILLSTGTWCISLNPFNNTPLTTDELQHDGLCYLTYQGQPVKASRLFAGYEHEQQIKRLSDHYGEPIERITAVAHDPEIIDRLKNRGWEARSQRDTLQHSSFEEVDLKDFEDSATAYHALIMNIVARQQMSTRIVMQGTEVKRIFVDGGFSKNSIYMHLLATLFPGVEVFAASVPQATALGAALIMHTRWNKKPLPADLIRLRHYAVNPL from the coding sequence ATGCACGCCCTGCCCGTCATTTTGGTATTCGATATTGGCAAGACCAATAAAAAGATATTGTTATTCGATGAGTCCTATGCGTTGGTGGATGAAGAGACCACACACCTGCCCGAGACCACCGACGAAGACGGGATGATCTGCGAAGACGTGCACGGCCTCACAAAATGGATGCGGGATGCGTATCAAAAAGTAATGCGCGACGAGCGTTACGACGTTCGTGCCATCAACATTTCGGGCTATGGAGCAAGCTTTGTTTATCTCGATGAAAGCCTCGAGCCCTTTTTGCCGTTGTACAATTATCTGAAAGAATATCCCCAGCCCCTGCAACAACGCTTTTACAAAACGTATGGAGGCGAAACGGTTTTTTCCGCGCAAACGGCGTCTCCCGTATTGGGCAGCCTGAACTCCGGCATGCAACTTTATCGTCTAAAGGAAGAACGACCCGCGCAGTTCAAAGCCCTGAAATATGCGTTGCATCTCCCGCAATACCTCAGCTTTATTCTCACGCACGAACCGTGTTCGGAGATCACCAGCATCGGATGCCACACCAACCTGTGGGACTTCGGGAAGAACGGGTATCACGAATGGGTGACCCGCGAAGGCATCGCTTCGAAATTTCCACCGTTGAAGAAAAGCACCGACGTGGTCGTGATTCGCAACCACGAAAAGACCATTCCTGTGGGCATTGGTCTCCACGACAGCTCGGCGGCACTGATTCCCTATCTTAAAAACTTTCACGAGCCGTTCATTCTGTTGTCCACCGGCACATGGTGCATCAGCCTGAACCCCTTCAACAACACTCCCCTCACGACCGACGAATTGCAACACGACGGTTTGTGCTATCTGACCTACCAAGGCCAGCCCGTGAAAGCCTCGCGCCTGTTTGCCGGGTATGAACACGAGCAACAGATCAAGCGTTTGTCGGACCACTATGGTGAACCGATCGAGCGGATCACGGCCGTCGCGCACGACCCGGAGATCATCGACCGGCTGAAAAACAGGGGATGGGAGGCGCGGAGCCAACGCGATACATTGCAACATTCGTCCTTTGAGGAAGTCGATCTGAAAGACTTTGAGGACAGCGCCACGGCCTATCATGCCTTGATCATGAACATCGTGGCGCGCCAGCAGATGTCGACCCGGATCGTGATGCAGGGAACAGAGGTGAAGCGCATCTTTGTCGATGGTGGCTTTAGCAAAAACAGTATTTATATGCACCTGCTGGCGACCCTGTTTCCGGGGGTGGAGGTCTTTGCCGCCTCTGTGCCGCAAGCCACTGCGTTAGGTGCCGCCCTGATCATGCACACCCGTTGGAACAAGAAACCGTTGCCTGCAGACCTTATCCGGCTACGGCATTATGCCGTAAATCCCCTGTAA
- a CDS encoding LytR/AlgR family response regulator transcription factor, which yields MIKCLVVDDEPLARQLLESYVARVNGLSLVKSCENAIEAFTLLQQTKVDLILLDIQLPQVTGIDLLKSLKDKPRVILTTAYRQYAFDAYDLDVVDYLLKPISFDRFLRGISKVFELKQVAPTEVQNDSSLLRSYDEAYLYFKEDREMVKVYLKDILYIESLRDYVRVKTATRQIITYQKISYLEQTLPERKFTRIHRSFIVPIDKISSFTPTGVKIGTIDIPIGRNYKNEALRALNRNNVLMKQE from the coding sequence ATGATCAAGTGCCTCGTTGTCGACGACGAACCCCTGGCCCGCCAGCTGCTCGAATCTTATGTGGCAAGAGTGAACGGCCTCAGCCTCGTGAAAAGCTGCGAGAATGCTATCGAAGCGTTCACGCTGCTACAACAAACCAAAGTGGACCTCATCCTGCTCGACATCCAATTGCCGCAGGTGACGGGCATCGACCTGTTGAAGTCCCTGAAAGACAAACCGCGCGTGATCCTCACCACAGCCTATCGTCAATATGCTTTCGATGCGTATGACCTGGACGTTGTCGATTACCTGTTGAAGCCCATTTCGTTCGACCGCTTCTTGCGCGGCATCAGCAAGGTGTTTGAGCTCAAACAAGTCGCTCCCACCGAGGTGCAAAACGATTCCTCCTTGTTGCGTTCCTACGATGAAGCGTATCTCTATTTCAAGGAAGATCGCGAGATGGTGAAAGTGTATTTGAAAGACATCCTCTACATCGAGAGCCTGCGCGATTATGTGCGGGTGAAGACCGCCACCCGGCAGATCATCACGTATCAAAAAATAAGCTACCTCGAACAAACTTTGCCGGAACGGAAATTCACGCGGATCCACCGTTCCTTCATTGTGCCCATCGACAAGATCTCCTCGTTCACACCAACGGGTGTAAAGATCGGTACAATTGACATTCCCATCGGACGCAATTATAAAAATGAAGCCTTGAGGGCTTTGAACCGCAATAACGTGTTGATGAAACAGGAATAG
- a CDS encoding sugar isomerase: MQLEKYKIDQHNEVFSAAHKRKFTALTADLPHAETIVKKLADFQVAIPSWALGTGGTRFARFAGGGEPRSLEEKIEDIGLLHQLNRSSGAISLHIPWDIPKNGAVIKALAAQHGIRFDAMNSNTFQDQPGQKLSYKFGSMQHVDKAVRRQAVEHNLEVIEHGIALGSQSLTVWLSDGSCFPGQLNFRKAFQNTLESLQEVYAALPASWKMFVEYKAFEPNFYSTTVGDWGQSLLYATKLGPKAYTLVDLGHHLPNANIEQIVALLLMEGKLGGFHFNDSKYGDDDLTVGSIKPYQLFLIFNELVEGMDARGMDHTTDLGWMIDASHNVKDPLEDLLQSVEAILITYAQALLVDRAALQSAQQNNDVVRAQEILQNAFRTDVRPLVAEARLRTGGALDPIQLFRDQQVREQLVKQRGLKTIATGL, encoded by the coding sequence ATGCAACTCGAAAAATATAAGATCGATCAACACAACGAGGTCTTCAGCGCAGCCCACAAAAGAAAGTTCACGGCCCTCACAGCCGACTTGCCCCATGCCGAAACCATCGTGAAGAAGCTGGCCGATTTCCAGGTGGCCATCCCGAGCTGGGCACTGGGCACGGGCGGTACTCGTTTTGCGCGATTTGCCGGCGGTGGCGAACCACGAAGCCTCGAAGAAAAGATCGAAGACATCGGCTTGCTCCATCAGTTGAATCGTTCCAGCGGCGCGATCTCGTTGCACATTCCCTGGGACATCCCCAAGAACGGCGCCGTCATAAAGGCATTGGCCGCACAACACGGCATCCGTTTCGATGCCATGAACTCCAATACCTTCCAGGATCAACCCGGACAAAAGCTGAGCTATAAATTCGGCTCCATGCAACACGTCGACAAAGCCGTGCGCCGTCAGGCGGTGGAACACAACCTGGAGGTGATCGAACACGGCATCGCCCTGGGGTCGCAGTCGCTAACGGTATGGCTGTCGGACGGATCGTGTTTTCCCGGTCAGCTCAATTTCCGGAAGGCCTTCCAGAACACGTTGGAAAGTTTACAAGAAGTATACGCCGCATTGCCGGCCTCCTGGAAAATGTTTGTCGAGTATAAAGCATTTGAACCCAACTTCTACTCGACCACCGTCGGCGATTGGGGCCAATCGCTATTATATGCTACCAAGCTCGGCCCAAAAGCTTATACACTGGTAGACCTGGGTCATCACCTGCCCAACGCCAACATCGAACAGATCGTGGCCTTGTTGCTCATGGAAGGCAAGCTCGGGGGATTCCACTTCAACGACTCCAAATATGGCGACGACGATCTCACTGTGGGCAGCATCAAACCGTATCAACTGTTCCTCATCTTCAACGAGCTGGTGGAAGGCATGGACGCCCGCGGCATGGACCACACGACCGACCTGGGTTGGATGATCGATGCTTCCCACAATGTGAAGGACCCGTTGGAAGACTTGTTGCAGTCGGTGGAAGCGATCCTCATCACCTACGCCCAGGCGCTGTTGGTGGATCGCGCCGCCTTGCAATCGGCCCAGCAAAACAATGACGTTGTCCGTGCCCAGGAGATCTTGCAAAATGCATTCCGCACCGACGTCAGACCTTTAGTAGCGGAAGCCCGTCTGCGAACCGGCGGCGCGCTCGACCCGATCCAACTTTTCCGCGACCAGCAAGTGCGCGAACAACTGGTGAAACAACGCGGCCTCAAAACCATTGCCACCGGACTTTGA